Sequence from the Clostridium botulinum genome:
TTTTTTAGTTTTCATCTAATACTTAGAAATATAAATTTTTTTCATGTATTTTTAATAAAATTAGTTAATAACTGTGAAGAATAATTTTATTTTAAAAATCAAATTAAGTATTCACAAAGTCCCCAAAGTATTAGGAGAATACCTGATAATATATAAAAATTCTTTAATAACCAATTTGAAAAAGAAAATTTTGTTATAGAACTACCTATCAAAATCATTAATATACTTATTATAAAATTAAAAAATATACTTAAAGGTATGCTTATATTAAGAAGTCCTGCAATTAAACCTAATAATATATTTGTCTTGGAAAGAAAAATAGATAATGATAAGGTATCTTTAAAGTTTATATAGTTAGAATGAGTAAATAGTGACAGGTTTCCTTCTTTCAATAGCAAACCAAATTTTGAGTTATCTTCTACATAGTAAGATGTATCTTCG
This genomic interval carries:
- a CDS encoding manganese efflux pump, producing MNIFSPLLLSLSSHLDTFRVSNFCSLKKMSIEKAQILLISIITTFTTFISMCIGELISKLLLKEIVVPFGCILLIFIGTYFFVEHVRLKKKSRNEDTSYYVEDNSKFGLLLKEGNLSLFTHSNYINFKDTLSLSIFLSKTNILLGLIAGLLNISIPLSIFFNFIISILMILIGSSITKFSFSNWLLKNFYILSGILLILWGLCEYLI